From a single Drosophila sulfurigaster albostrigata strain 15112-1811.04 chromosome 3, ASM2355843v2, whole genome shotgun sequence genomic region:
- the LOC133841723 gene encoding netrin receptor unc-5 isoform X3: MTSTSLSSVINKAGNVIVVLVSLQLIWLTLAGCRELPLGIDYGSMSASIEDVDVIDTQVTEESASPHRTNLDAALSGEDNKSAGSASGAAAAGAAGVAGAGTLLEEFNGGKLSAAEASNTLPIFLSEPESVFVVKNRPAVLKCKASHALQLHFKCSGSSQPPPSTHDKHVDPHTGVHMEEVTATIHRDLVDEYFGKGPFKCECQAWSSRGVVKSQAATVHIAYIRKSFGQSPTSLRLELGSRAELHCEPPGGFPEPKLSWHKNNAVIGVEPGEPGITVAGSSLTFRQVALQHMANYSCSAENIAGKRVSDSAVLIVYVNGGWSAWSPWRECKCSGKPSQGRKRTRTCTNPMPLNGGAQCAGPQIQKSADCAACPDFDWTLYLGLAFITAVCFAFGAALICCARRGIRANPHYNMARSVMDADYMPGVVDKKEMRMHIEAANLGYDYVNPGHRYLPGEHIVGMGMGVGVGVGGVTEHHYDVPNLSANYTNPIDDLSGDYLSDTGDSSTADTSNSTFDMNAKLSILNTSKSTSYELLGSSGGQLRLYGGELLLFVPELAIGKHLKKHVSLMLLSDECSRIACATESSILCSSVVHCAPRNYSFVKPVILKIPHSLLSPEQWHVHIYHADSEHDDLNVSWRRAVSVGEETINTPMFVQLEPTHVYIMTEQLGHFAVVAEPRIQQPAIKMKLLAFSQHTPPSTANCSLRIYVVKDFPNSKDICANVECKLGGSYLGESEVFAFVLNSRNLNIRVRSTDADAAPYEHAIPYQHILSNNSILHCEFSVRQRDQHALCVDFGQGDDLDFYTFSIPSQPLGGSAEELASTTNTTISIDRQGNYVNESCVLDFVQLPHATKRLICAALDPPRADERDWRLLAKKLSTDRYIAYFATKPSPTEQILNLWECRANNCSNGNGNSSTSISHANTIMALLLTLKEMGRQDVLDIIVETIGPLWI; encoded by the exons ATGACGTCGACGTCATTGTCATCGGTGATTAATAAAGCCGGAAATGTGATTGTAGTTTTAGTGAGCCTACAGCTAATATGGCTAACATTAGCCGGCTGTCGGGAGCTGCCACTTGGCATTGATTATGGCAGCATGTCCGCCTCCATAGAGGATGTCGACGTCATCGACACACAGGTCACCGAGGAGAGTGCATCACCGCATCGAACTAATCTCGATGCCGCACTCAGTGGCGAGGATAACAAATCAGCTGGCAGCGCATCcggcgcagcagcagcaggagcagcggGAGTAGCTGGAGCTGGCACCTTGCTGGAGGAGTTCAATGGCGGCAAACTGAGTGCAGCCGAGGCGAGCAACACGCTGCCGATCTTCCTCAGTGAGCCGGAGAGCGTGTTTGTGGTGAAAAATCGACCGGCGGTGCTCAAGTGCAAGGCGTCGCATGCGTTGCAGCTGCACTTTAAATGCAGCGGCAGTTCACAGCCACCGCCATCGACGCACGACAAGCACGTGGATCCGCATACCGGTGTCCACATGGAGGAGGTGACTGCCACCATACATCGCGATCTCGTCGATGAGTACTTTGGCAAGGGGCCCTTCAAGTGCGAGTGCCAGGCGTGGTCGTCGCGCGGCGTGGTCAAGAGTCAGGCTGCCACGGTGCACATAGCAT ACATTCGCAAGTCCTTTGGTCAGTCGCCCACATCGCTGCGCCTCGAGCTGGGCAGCCGGGCGGAACTGCATTGCGAGCCGCCCGGCGGTTTTCCGGAACCGAAGCTCAGCTGGCACAAGAACAATGCAGTCATCGGTGTCGAGCCAGGCGAGCCAGGCATCACTGTGGCCGGCAGCAGTCTCACCTTTCGCCAGGTTGCGCTGCAGCATATGGCCAACTATAGCTGCAGTGCGGAGAACATTGCCGGCAAACGCGTCTCCGACTCGGCTGTGCTCATTGTCTATG TGAATGGCGGCTGGAGCGCCTGGAGTCCGTGGCGTGAGTGCAAGTGCAGTGGAAAACCGAGTCAGGGACGCAAGCGAACGCGCACCTGCACCAATCCGATGCCCTTGAATGGTGGCGCCCAATGTGCTGGTCCCCAGATCCAGAAGTCCGCCGACTGTGCCGCCTGTCCAG ACTTCGATTGGACACTGTACTTGGGTCTGGCCTTCATCACGGctgtttgctttgcctttggaGCGGCCCTCATCTGCTGTGCCCGACGCGGCATTCGCGCCAATCCGCACTATAACATGGCACGTTCAG TTATGGATGCGGATTACATGCCCGGCGTTGTCGACAAGAAGGAGATGCGCATGCACATCGAGGCCGCCAATTTGGGATACGATTATGTCAATCCCGGACATCGTTATTTACCTGGCGAGCACATCGTCGGCATGGGCAtgggagtcggagtcggagtcggcgGAGTTACCGAACATCATTACGATGTGCCCAATCTGTCGGCCAA CTATACAAATCCCATTGACGATCTCAGCGGGGATTACCTGTCGGACACAGGCGACTCCTCCACAGCTGACACCT CCAACTCGACTTTCGATATGAATGCCAAGCTCTCGATACTGAATACCTCGAAGAGCACAAGCTACGAGCTGCTGGGCAGCAGTGGCGGACAACTGCGACTCTATGGAGGCGAACTACTTCTCTTTGTGCCCGAACTGGCCATTGGCAAGCATCTGAAGAAGCATGTGTCGCTGATGCTGCTGAGCGACGAATGCAGTCGCATTGCCTGTGCCACCGAGAGCTCCATTCTGTGCAGCAGTGTGGTGCACTGTGCTCCGCGCAACTACAGCTTTGTGAAGCCCGTGATACTGAAGATCCCGCACAGTCTGTTGTCCCCAGAGCAGTGGCATGTGCACATCTATCATGCGGACAGCGAACACGACGATCTCAATGTGAGCTGGCGACGTGCGGTGTCTGTGGGCGAAGAGACTATCAATACCCCGATGTTTGTGCAACTGGAGCCGACGCATGTTTACATCATGACCGAGCAGCTGGGACACTTTGCGGTGGTCGCTGAGCCGAGGATTCAGCAGCCGGCGATCAAGATGAAGTTGCTCGCCTTCAGTCAGCACACGCCGCCAAGCACCGCCAACTGCAGTCTGCGCATCTATGTGGTCAAGGATTTCCCCAACAGCAAGGATATTTGTGCGAATGTCGAGTGCAAATTGGGTGGCAGTTACCTTGGGGAAAGTGAAGTCTTTGCCTTTGTGCTCAACAGTCGCAATTTGAATATTCGCGTGCGTTCCACCGACGCCGATGCAGCGCCCTACGAACATGCGATTCCCTATCAGCACATCCTAAGCAACAATTCCATATTGCACTGTGAGTTCAGTGTGCGGCAGCGGGATCAACATGCTCTGTGCGTTGACTTTGGCCAGGGCGATGATCTGGACTTTTATACGTTTAGCATTCCCTCACAGCCGCTGGGAGGTTCAGCGGAGGAGTTGGCCTCGACGACGAATACGACGATTTCGATTGATCGCCAGGGCAACTATGTGAACGAGAGCTGTGTGCTGGACTTTGtgcagctgccacatgccacaaagCGTCTGATATGCGCCGCCCTCGATCCGCCGCGTGCCGATGAGCGCGATTGGCGGCTGTTGGCGAAGAAACTTAGCACCGATCGgtatattgcatactttgccACCAAACCCTCGCCCACCGAGCAGATCCTCAATCTGTGGGAGTGTCGGGCGAACAATTGCAGCAACGGTAACGGTAACAGTTCCACGTCCATTTCGCATGCCAACACCATTATGGCTCTGCTGTTGACGCTCAAGGAGATGGGACGTCAGGATGTGCTGGACATCATTGTGGAGACAATTGGACCGCTCTGGATATAG
- the LOC133841723 gene encoding netrin receptor unc-5 isoform X4 — translation MTSTSLSSVINKAGNVIVVLVSLQLIWLTLAGCRELPLGIDYGSMSASIEDVDVIDTQVTEESASPHRTNLDAALSGEDNKSAGSASGAAAAGAAGVAGAGTLLEEFNGGKLSAAEASNTLPIFLSEPESVFVVKNRPAVLKCKASHALQLHFKCSGSSQPPPSTHDKHVDPHTGVHMEEVTATIHRDLVDEYFGKGPFKCECQAWSSRGVVKSQAATVHIAFARWSSWSEWSICSAECIQVRRRKCLTHATGNGNSDVADEAGELLPGGVGAAALSSLGSSSDGATSSDTSNNNNGDADGPGYSKSLCAGKDIQTAECRGEQCQIGKDDFDWTLYLGLAFITAVCFAFGAALICCARRGIRANPHYNMARSVMDADYMPGVVDKKEMRMHIEAANLGYDYVNPGHRYLPGEHIVGMGMGVGVGVGGVTEHHYDVPNLSANYTNPIDDLSGDYLSDTGDSSTADTSNSTFDMNAKLSILNTSKSTSYELLGSSGGQLRLYGGELLLFVPELAIGKHLKKHVSLMLLSDECSRIACATESSILCSSVVHCAPRNYSFVKPVILKIPHSLLSPEQWHVHIYHADSEHDDLNVSWRRAVSVGEETINTPMFVQLEPTHVYIMTEQLGHFAVVAEPRIQQPAIKMKLLAFSQHTPPSTANCSLRIYVVKDFPNSKDICANVECKLGGSYLGESEVFAFVLNSRNLNIRVRSTDADAAPYEHAIPYQHILSNNSILHCEFSVRQRDQHALCVDFGQGDDLDFYTFSIPSQPLGGSAEELASTTNTTISIDRQGNYVNESCVLDFVQLPHATKRLICAALDPPRADERDWRLLAKKLSTDRYIAYFATKPSPTEQILNLWECRANNCSNGNGNSSTSISHANTIMALLLTLKEMGRQDVLDIIVETIGPLWI, via the exons ATGACGTCGACGTCATTGTCATCGGTGATTAATAAAGCCGGAAATGTGATTGTAGTTTTAGTGAGCCTACAGCTAATATGGCTAACATTAGCCGGCTGTCGGGAGCTGCCACTTGGCATTGATTATGGCAGCATGTCCGCCTCCATAGAGGATGTCGACGTCATCGACACACAGGTCACCGAGGAGAGTGCATCACCGCATCGAACTAATCTCGATGCCGCACTCAGTGGCGAGGATAACAAATCAGCTGGCAGCGCATCcggcgcagcagcagcaggagcagcggGAGTAGCTGGAGCTGGCACCTTGCTGGAGGAGTTCAATGGCGGCAAACTGAGTGCAGCCGAGGCGAGCAACACGCTGCCGATCTTCCTCAGTGAGCCGGAGAGCGTGTTTGTGGTGAAAAATCGACCGGCGGTGCTCAAGTGCAAGGCGTCGCATGCGTTGCAGCTGCACTTTAAATGCAGCGGCAGTTCACAGCCACCGCCATCGACGCACGACAAGCACGTGGATCCGCATACCGGTGTCCACATGGAGGAGGTGACTGCCACCATACATCGCGATCTCGTCGATGAGTACTTTGGCAAGGGGCCCTTCAAGTGCGAGTGCCAGGCGTGGTCGTCGCGCGGCGTGGTCAAGAGTCAGGCTGCCACGGTGCACATAGCAT ttgcacGCTGGTCCTCGTGGAGCGAATGGAGCATCTGTTCCGCGGAATGCATACAAGTGCGTCGCAGAAAATGCCTGACACATGCCactggcaacggcaacagcgaTGTGGCAGATGAAGCCGGCGAGCTGCTGCCTGGAGGTGTGGGCGCCGCAGCCCTAAGCAGTCTGGGAAGTAGCAGCGATGGCGCCACGAGCAGCGAtactagcaacaacaacaacggagaTGCTGATGGTCCAGGATATAGCAAATCATTGTGCGCCGGAAAAGACATACAAACGGCCGAATGCCGTGGAGAGCAGTGTCAGATTGGCAAGGATG ACTTCGATTGGACACTGTACTTGGGTCTGGCCTTCATCACGGctgtttgctttgcctttggaGCGGCCCTCATCTGCTGTGCCCGACGCGGCATTCGCGCCAATCCGCACTATAACATGGCACGTTCAG TTATGGATGCGGATTACATGCCCGGCGTTGTCGACAAGAAGGAGATGCGCATGCACATCGAGGCCGCCAATTTGGGATACGATTATGTCAATCCCGGACATCGTTATTTACCTGGCGAGCACATCGTCGGCATGGGCAtgggagtcggagtcggagtcggcgGAGTTACCGAACATCATTACGATGTGCCCAATCTGTCGGCCAA CTATACAAATCCCATTGACGATCTCAGCGGGGATTACCTGTCGGACACAGGCGACTCCTCCACAGCTGACACCT CCAACTCGACTTTCGATATGAATGCCAAGCTCTCGATACTGAATACCTCGAAGAGCACAAGCTACGAGCTGCTGGGCAGCAGTGGCGGACAACTGCGACTCTATGGAGGCGAACTACTTCTCTTTGTGCCCGAACTGGCCATTGGCAAGCATCTGAAGAAGCATGTGTCGCTGATGCTGCTGAGCGACGAATGCAGTCGCATTGCCTGTGCCACCGAGAGCTCCATTCTGTGCAGCAGTGTGGTGCACTGTGCTCCGCGCAACTACAGCTTTGTGAAGCCCGTGATACTGAAGATCCCGCACAGTCTGTTGTCCCCAGAGCAGTGGCATGTGCACATCTATCATGCGGACAGCGAACACGACGATCTCAATGTGAGCTGGCGACGTGCGGTGTCTGTGGGCGAAGAGACTATCAATACCCCGATGTTTGTGCAACTGGAGCCGACGCATGTTTACATCATGACCGAGCAGCTGGGACACTTTGCGGTGGTCGCTGAGCCGAGGATTCAGCAGCCGGCGATCAAGATGAAGTTGCTCGCCTTCAGTCAGCACACGCCGCCAAGCACCGCCAACTGCAGTCTGCGCATCTATGTGGTCAAGGATTTCCCCAACAGCAAGGATATTTGTGCGAATGTCGAGTGCAAATTGGGTGGCAGTTACCTTGGGGAAAGTGAAGTCTTTGCCTTTGTGCTCAACAGTCGCAATTTGAATATTCGCGTGCGTTCCACCGACGCCGATGCAGCGCCCTACGAACATGCGATTCCCTATCAGCACATCCTAAGCAACAATTCCATATTGCACTGTGAGTTCAGTGTGCGGCAGCGGGATCAACATGCTCTGTGCGTTGACTTTGGCCAGGGCGATGATCTGGACTTTTATACGTTTAGCATTCCCTCACAGCCGCTGGGAGGTTCAGCGGAGGAGTTGGCCTCGACGACGAATACGACGATTTCGATTGATCGCCAGGGCAACTATGTGAACGAGAGCTGTGTGCTGGACTTTGtgcagctgccacatgccacaaagCGTCTGATATGCGCCGCCCTCGATCCGCCGCGTGCCGATGAGCGCGATTGGCGGCTGTTGGCGAAGAAACTTAGCACCGATCGgtatattgcatactttgccACCAAACCCTCGCCCACCGAGCAGATCCTCAATCTGTGGGAGTGTCGGGCGAACAATTGCAGCAACGGTAACGGTAACAGTTCCACGTCCATTTCGCATGCCAACACCATTATGGCTCTGCTGTTGACGCTCAAGGAGATGGGACGTCAGGATGTGCTGGACATCATTGTGGAGACAATTGGACCGCTCTGGATATAG
- the LOC133841723 gene encoding netrin receptor unc-5 isoform X1: MTSTSLSSVINKAGNVIVVLVSLQLIWLTLAGCRELPLGIDYGSMSASIEDVDVIDTQVTEESASPHRTNLDAALSGEDNKSAGSASGAAAAGAAGVAGAGTLLEEFNGGKLSAAEASNTLPIFLSEPESVFVVKNRPAVLKCKASHALQLHFKCSGSSQPPPSTHDKHVDPHTGVHMEEVTATIHRDLVDEYFGKGPFKCECQAWSSRGVVKSQAATVHIAYIRKSFGQSPTSLRLELGSRAELHCEPPGGFPEPKLSWHKNNAVIGVEPGEPGITVAGSSLTFRQVALQHMANYSCSAENIAGKRVSDSAVLIVYVNGGWSAWSPWRECKCSGKPSQGRKRTRTCTNPMPLNGGAQCAGPQIQKSADCAACPEDTQIVSADGFDISSSKRIARWSSWSEWSICSAECIQVRRRKCLTHATGNGNSDVADEAGELLPGGVGAAALSSLGSSSDGATSSDTSNNNNGDADGPGYSKSLCAGKDIQTAECRGEQCQIGKDDFDWTLYLGLAFITAVCFAFGAALICCARRGIRANPHYNMARSVMDADYMPGVVDKKEMRMHIEAANLGYDYVNPGHRYLPGEHIVGMGMGVGVGVGGVTEHHYDVPNLSANYTNPIDDLSGDYLSDTGDSSTADTSNSTFDMNAKLSILNTSKSTSYELLGSSGGQLRLYGGELLLFVPELAIGKHLKKHVSLMLLSDECSRIACATESSILCSSVVHCAPRNYSFVKPVILKIPHSLLSPEQWHVHIYHADSEHDDLNVSWRRAVSVGEETINTPMFVQLEPTHVYIMTEQLGHFAVVAEPRIQQPAIKMKLLAFSQHTPPSTANCSLRIYVVKDFPNSKDICANVECKLGGSYLGESEVFAFVLNSRNLNIRVRSTDADAAPYEHAIPYQHILSNNSILHCEFSVRQRDQHALCVDFGQGDDLDFYTFSIPSQPLGGSAEELASTTNTTISIDRQGNYVNESCVLDFVQLPHATKRLICAALDPPRADERDWRLLAKKLSTDRYIAYFATKPSPTEQILNLWECRANNCSNGNGNSSTSISHANTIMALLLTLKEMGRQDVLDIIVETIGPLWI; encoded by the exons ATGACGTCGACGTCATTGTCATCGGTGATTAATAAAGCCGGAAATGTGATTGTAGTTTTAGTGAGCCTACAGCTAATATGGCTAACATTAGCCGGCTGTCGGGAGCTGCCACTTGGCATTGATTATGGCAGCATGTCCGCCTCCATAGAGGATGTCGACGTCATCGACACACAGGTCACCGAGGAGAGTGCATCACCGCATCGAACTAATCTCGATGCCGCACTCAGTGGCGAGGATAACAAATCAGCTGGCAGCGCATCcggcgcagcagcagcaggagcagcggGAGTAGCTGGAGCTGGCACCTTGCTGGAGGAGTTCAATGGCGGCAAACTGAGTGCAGCCGAGGCGAGCAACACGCTGCCGATCTTCCTCAGTGAGCCGGAGAGCGTGTTTGTGGTGAAAAATCGACCGGCGGTGCTCAAGTGCAAGGCGTCGCATGCGTTGCAGCTGCACTTTAAATGCAGCGGCAGTTCACAGCCACCGCCATCGACGCACGACAAGCACGTGGATCCGCATACCGGTGTCCACATGGAGGAGGTGACTGCCACCATACATCGCGATCTCGTCGATGAGTACTTTGGCAAGGGGCCCTTCAAGTGCGAGTGCCAGGCGTGGTCGTCGCGCGGCGTGGTCAAGAGTCAGGCTGCCACGGTGCACATAGCAT ACATTCGCAAGTCCTTTGGTCAGTCGCCCACATCGCTGCGCCTCGAGCTGGGCAGCCGGGCGGAACTGCATTGCGAGCCGCCCGGCGGTTTTCCGGAACCGAAGCTCAGCTGGCACAAGAACAATGCAGTCATCGGTGTCGAGCCAGGCGAGCCAGGCATCACTGTGGCCGGCAGCAGTCTCACCTTTCGCCAGGTTGCGCTGCAGCATATGGCCAACTATAGCTGCAGTGCGGAGAACATTGCCGGCAAACGCGTCTCCGACTCGGCTGTGCTCATTGTCTATG TGAATGGCGGCTGGAGCGCCTGGAGTCCGTGGCGTGAGTGCAAGTGCAGTGGAAAACCGAGTCAGGGACGCAAGCGAACGCGCACCTGCACCAATCCGATGCCCTTGAATGGTGGCGCCCAATGTGCTGGTCCCCAGATCCAGAAGTCCGCCGACTGTGCCGCCTGTCCAG AGGACACTCAAATTGTGAGCGCTGATGGATTTGACATTTCGTCGAGTAAGCGCA ttgcacGCTGGTCCTCGTGGAGCGAATGGAGCATCTGTTCCGCGGAATGCATACAAGTGCGTCGCAGAAAATGCCTGACACATGCCactggcaacggcaacagcgaTGTGGCAGATGAAGCCGGCGAGCTGCTGCCTGGAGGTGTGGGCGCCGCAGCCCTAAGCAGTCTGGGAAGTAGCAGCGATGGCGCCACGAGCAGCGAtactagcaacaacaacaacggagaTGCTGATGGTCCAGGATATAGCAAATCATTGTGCGCCGGAAAAGACATACAAACGGCCGAATGCCGTGGAGAGCAGTGTCAGATTGGCAAGGATG ACTTCGATTGGACACTGTACTTGGGTCTGGCCTTCATCACGGctgtttgctttgcctttggaGCGGCCCTCATCTGCTGTGCCCGACGCGGCATTCGCGCCAATCCGCACTATAACATGGCACGTTCAG TTATGGATGCGGATTACATGCCCGGCGTTGTCGACAAGAAGGAGATGCGCATGCACATCGAGGCCGCCAATTTGGGATACGATTATGTCAATCCCGGACATCGTTATTTACCTGGCGAGCACATCGTCGGCATGGGCAtgggagtcggagtcggagtcggcgGAGTTACCGAACATCATTACGATGTGCCCAATCTGTCGGCCAA CTATACAAATCCCATTGACGATCTCAGCGGGGATTACCTGTCGGACACAGGCGACTCCTCCACAGCTGACACCT CCAACTCGACTTTCGATATGAATGCCAAGCTCTCGATACTGAATACCTCGAAGAGCACAAGCTACGAGCTGCTGGGCAGCAGTGGCGGACAACTGCGACTCTATGGAGGCGAACTACTTCTCTTTGTGCCCGAACTGGCCATTGGCAAGCATCTGAAGAAGCATGTGTCGCTGATGCTGCTGAGCGACGAATGCAGTCGCATTGCCTGTGCCACCGAGAGCTCCATTCTGTGCAGCAGTGTGGTGCACTGTGCTCCGCGCAACTACAGCTTTGTGAAGCCCGTGATACTGAAGATCCCGCACAGTCTGTTGTCCCCAGAGCAGTGGCATGTGCACATCTATCATGCGGACAGCGAACACGACGATCTCAATGTGAGCTGGCGACGTGCGGTGTCTGTGGGCGAAGAGACTATCAATACCCCGATGTTTGTGCAACTGGAGCCGACGCATGTTTACATCATGACCGAGCAGCTGGGACACTTTGCGGTGGTCGCTGAGCCGAGGATTCAGCAGCCGGCGATCAAGATGAAGTTGCTCGCCTTCAGTCAGCACACGCCGCCAAGCACCGCCAACTGCAGTCTGCGCATCTATGTGGTCAAGGATTTCCCCAACAGCAAGGATATTTGTGCGAATGTCGAGTGCAAATTGGGTGGCAGTTACCTTGGGGAAAGTGAAGTCTTTGCCTTTGTGCTCAACAGTCGCAATTTGAATATTCGCGTGCGTTCCACCGACGCCGATGCAGCGCCCTACGAACATGCGATTCCCTATCAGCACATCCTAAGCAACAATTCCATATTGCACTGTGAGTTCAGTGTGCGGCAGCGGGATCAACATGCTCTGTGCGTTGACTTTGGCCAGGGCGATGATCTGGACTTTTATACGTTTAGCATTCCCTCACAGCCGCTGGGAGGTTCAGCGGAGGAGTTGGCCTCGACGACGAATACGACGATTTCGATTGATCGCCAGGGCAACTATGTGAACGAGAGCTGTGTGCTGGACTTTGtgcagctgccacatgccacaaagCGTCTGATATGCGCCGCCCTCGATCCGCCGCGTGCCGATGAGCGCGATTGGCGGCTGTTGGCGAAGAAACTTAGCACCGATCGgtatattgcatactttgccACCAAACCCTCGCCCACCGAGCAGATCCTCAATCTGTGGGAGTGTCGGGCGAACAATTGCAGCAACGGTAACGGTAACAGTTCCACGTCCATTTCGCATGCCAACACCATTATGGCTCTGCTGTTGACGCTCAAGGAGATGGGACGTCAGGATGTGCTGGACATCATTGTGGAGACAATTGGACCGCTCTGGATATAG